A single genomic interval of uncultured Sunxiuqinia sp. harbors:
- a CDS encoding glycosyltransferase family 39 protein — protein MLENKLFRRIFILMTLTALVSYFFGFFIDFTRDAGKYATVAKEIVQHGNYINLTVHGDPYDQKPPMLFWLGALGFHIGRISNFWFKLPVFLLILFGIFSTYKLGRSLYNKNTGIIAASLLFFSVIYSLYSMDIHTDTPLQAFVAFSLWQLYEFIKSKRTINCFWGFVGIGLAMLSKGPIGMAIPGFAVGGHLLLSKNYKSVIDYRWYLGILIAFIVASPALLGLYNQFGWGGIEFFFWGNNVGRMTGEYVSANNTDYLFYVHNLAYLFLPWSLLFFAAVFLEFKQLFKNKFKAQEYYTTAGIWVFFLIISVSRSKLPNYMFILFPLIAVLTAKWINEALVSKEKLFKRFFIIQNIVTGLLWIIILGLTLYFFPSQNPVFWILWLAFLTLTFFVYRKIKDNAARLLLPSIIAVSALMLYLNASAFPFMFKHQAPPKAARYYNKHAKEGENLYNYRYGQYELFFYSEPEAIQVKSYELLEPISHEKNAWIFTDKVGITDLERLKADMDTIIEFEHLYLHEGGKFILPGKREKVLKPLYLVKLK, from the coding sequence ATGCTTGAAAACAAACTATTTAGACGCATTTTCATATTGATGACACTGACCGCTTTGGTCAGTTATTTTTTTGGCTTTTTTATTGATTTCACCCGAGATGCCGGGAAATATGCCACCGTTGCCAAAGAAATTGTTCAACATGGCAACTACATCAACCTGACCGTTCACGGAGATCCGTACGATCAAAAACCACCAATGCTTTTCTGGCTTGGAGCTCTCGGATTTCACATTGGCAGGATTTCCAACTTCTGGTTTAAGCTTCCGGTTTTCCTGCTGATACTCTTTGGCATCTTCTCCACCTACAAATTGGGCCGAAGCTTATACAACAAAAACACAGGCATCATTGCAGCCAGCCTGCTATTTTTCTCGGTAATTTACAGCCTCTACAGTATGGACATCCATACAGACACGCCACTGCAAGCTTTTGTGGCTTTTTCGCTTTGGCAGCTTTATGAATTTATTAAATCGAAACGAACAATCAATTGCTTCTGGGGATTTGTGGGTATTGGACTGGCCATGCTGTCAAAAGGCCCAATTGGAATGGCGATACCCGGATTTGCTGTTGGCGGTCATCTTTTACTCAGCAAAAACTACAAATCTGTAATTGATTATCGTTGGTATTTAGGAATCCTTATTGCATTCATTGTAGCCAGTCCGGCTCTTCTTGGTTTGTACAACCAATTTGGCTGGGGAGGCATTGAATTTTTCTTCTGGGGAAATAACGTTGGACGGATGACCGGTGAATATGTTAGCGCCAACAATACCGACTATCTTTTTTACGTGCACAATCTTGCTTATCTGTTTTTACCCTGGTCGTTGTTGTTTTTTGCTGCGGTTTTTCTCGAGTTTAAGCAACTATTCAAAAATAAATTTAAAGCTCAAGAGTACTACACAACAGCCGGAATTTGGGTTTTCTTCCTGATTATTTCAGTTTCCCGAAGCAAGCTTCCCAATTACATGTTCATTCTATTTCCGTTGATAGCAGTTTTAACAGCAAAATGGATCAATGAGGCCCTCGTTAGTAAAGAAAAATTATTCAAGCGGTTTTTCATTATTCAGAATATTGTAACCGGATTGTTGTGGATAATAATTTTGGGATTGACACTTTACTTTTTCCCATCCCAAAACCCAGTCTTCTGGATCCTTTGGCTTGCATTTTTAACACTAACTTTTTTCGTTTACCGAAAAATAAAAGATAACGCTGCACGCTTGTTGTTACCTTCAATTATAGCAGTTTCGGCTTTAATGCTATACCTGAATGCATCCGCATTCCCTTTTATGTTTAAACATCAGGCTCCTCCGAAAGCAGCCCGTTACTATAATAAGCATGCAAAAGAAGGAGAAAATTTATACAACTATCGATATGGGCAATACGAACTGTTTTTCTATAGTGAACCGGAGGCCATTCAAGTAAAAAGCTATGAACTGTTGGAGCCAATTTCCCACGAAAAGAATGCATGGATTTTTACCGACAAAGTGGGGATAACCGATTTAGAAAGACTGAAGGCGGACATGGATACCATTATTGAGTTTGAGCATCTTTACCTTCACGAAGGAGGAAAATTTATACTACCCGGAAAGCGCGAGAAAGTTTTAAAACCGCTCTACCTGGTTAAACTGAAATAA
- a CDS encoding glutamate synthase subunit beta, producing MGKLTGFLEYRRVANPTRPIDERLKDWNEVYVLRDKDTCEAQGARCMDCGVPFCHRGEMLHNGASGCPVYNLIPEWNDLIYKGRWKEALDRLHHTNNFPEFTGRVCPAPCEAGCVLGINEPAVTIHDNERTIIDNGFENGWVVPEPPETRTGKKVAVVGSGPAGLAAAAQLNKAGHTVTVFERDDRIGGLLMYGIPNMKLDKKEVVQRRVDVLAAEGIIFKTNVEIGKDVSSKKLMKDFDAVVLACGATKPRDLPVEGRKLDGVHFAMEFLSKNTKSLLDSELADGEYISAKGKNVIVIGGGDTGTDCVATSLRHGCRNVKQFEIMPKPPVERNKDANPWPEWPGSLKIDYGQHEAIYKQGEDPREYSVMTKKFEGENGKLTAIHTVQIEWAVNDEGGRYPKEIPGTERRLEADLVLLAMGFLGPEDKIAEELEMERDYRSNYKAEYGKFATSIKKVFAAGDSRRGQSLVVWAINEGRAAAREVDLFLMGDTVLS from the coding sequence ATGGGAAAGCTAACAGGATTTTTAGAATATAGAAGAGTTGCCAATCCAACTCGACCAATTGACGAACGTTTAAAGGATTGGAATGAGGTTTATGTGCTTCGCGATAAAGATACTTGCGAAGCACAGGGAGCTCGTTGTATGGATTGTGGTGTACCATTTTGTCATCGTGGTGAAATGTTGCACAACGGAGCTTCGGGGTGTCCGGTTTATAACCTGATACCTGAGTGGAACGACTTAATTTATAAAGGTCGTTGGAAAGAGGCTTTGGATCGCCTTCACCATACCAATAACTTCCCGGAGTTTACAGGACGAGTTTGCCCTGCGCCGTGCGAAGCAGGATGTGTGTTGGGAATTAATGAACCCGCTGTAACGATCCACGACAACGAACGAACCATTATCGACAATGGTTTTGAAAATGGTTGGGTCGTTCCGGAACCTCCCGAAACAAGAACTGGGAAAAAAGTTGCAGTTGTTGGATCTGGCCCTGCGGGATTGGCTGCTGCGGCTCAGTTGAATAAAGCAGGACACACGGTAACCGTATTTGAACGTGACGATCGAATTGGTGGTTTGCTGATGTACGGCATTCCGAATATGAAACTGGACAAGAAAGAAGTTGTTCAACGTCGCGTAGATGTACTTGCAGCGGAAGGCATCATCTTTAAAACGAATGTTGAAATTGGTAAAGACGTCAGCTCTAAAAAGCTGATGAAAGATTTTGATGCTGTTGTATTGGCTTGTGGTGCTACCAAGCCAAGAGATCTTCCGGTGGAAGGTCGTAAATTGGACGGTGTTCATTTTGCGATGGAATTTTTATCAAAAAATACCAAGAGTCTGCTTGACTCAGAGTTGGCGGACGGAGAGTACATTTCTGCAAAAGGTAAAAATGTCATTGTAATTGGTGGTGGTGATACCGGAACCGACTGTGTGGCAACATCTTTGCGTCATGGATGCAGAAATGTGAAGCAGTTTGAGATTATGCCGAAACCTCCGGTTGAGCGCAATAAAGATGCTAACCCTTGGCCTGAATGGCCGGGCTCGCTGAAGATTGACTACGGACAGCATGAAGCGATATACAAGCAGGGAGAAGATCCTCGTGAGTACTCGGTAATGACTAAAAAATTCGAGGGCGAAAATGGTAAACTAACCGCAATTCATACAGTGCAGATCGAATGGGCTGTAAACGATGAAGGTGGACGTTATCCCAAAGAAATACCCGGAACAGAACGTAGGCTGGAAGCTGACTTAGTCTTGCTTGCTATGGGTTTCTTAGGACCGGAAGATAAAATTGCCGAAGAGCTTGAAATGGAGCGGGATTACCGTTCAAATTATAAGGCTGAATATGGCAAGTTTGCGACTAGCATCAAGAAAGTTTTTGCAGCCGGTGATTCACGCCGCGGACAATCGCTGGTTGTTTGGGCCATCAACGAAGGACGCGCTGCAGCACGGGAAGTTGACCTTTTCTTGATGGGAGACACCGTGCTTTCGTAA
- a CDS encoding T9SS type A sorting domain-containing protein yields MILDIDYEWNTNTNQWYINNKFEWDNSGSLILEINYEWYDNQLYGDRYEDFEYDNKNNLIGLNHYEWDATGNDWLLRWKDEYEYNADDLLESKTYYRLDDNEWNGIWHYEYEYDDNSNLTLLKTYFGGNYKWEISTKEEYEYEYDNNENLVVESYYYRDVDGQMQTYGWKNEYEYNSKDSLVLESYFNWDANTYQWAGNNRREYAYDDKGNRTLIGYYNWNINTNQWIKDEKYELAFDENGNQIQYEHYNWDVTNNRWVGTNKYDEAFDNDGNRTLYSSYNWDIVSNQWAGKSLYLYKYNDLGDRTLYYSYKWLDENNDWSDIFDIKGIYHYSQRKTTNIDKKESETIRIYPNPVFDYLKFYFPDSYSQAIFKLFDLQGRKVITKKISSSEKVSLESITNGIYVYTIDINGHSQSGKLVKE; encoded by the coding sequence ATGATTTTAGACATCGATTATGAGTGGAATACAAATACGAATCAATGGTACATTAATAATAAATTTGAATGGGACAACAGTGGTTCCTTGATTTTGGAGATTAATTACGAGTGGTATGATAACCAACTTTATGGGGATAGGTACGAGGACTTCGAATATGATAATAAAAATAATCTGATTGGGCTAAATCATTATGAATGGGATGCAACCGGTAATGATTGGTTACTTCGGTGGAAAGATGAATACGAATATAATGCCGATGATTTGCTGGAATCAAAGACTTATTACAGGCTGGATGATAATGAATGGAACGGTATATGGCATTACGAATATGAATATGACGATAATTCAAATTTAACTCTTTTAAAGACTTATTTTGGAGGTAATTATAAGTGGGAGATTTCTACTAAAGAGGAATATGAGTATGAGTATGACAATAATGAAAACCTTGTAGTTGAGAGCTATTATTATCGGGATGTCGATGGCCAGATGCAGACATATGGATGGAAAAATGAATACGAGTATAATAGTAAAGATAGTCTGGTCCTTGAAAGTTATTTTAATTGGGATGCAAATACATATCAGTGGGCAGGTAATAATAGAAGAGAATACGCTTATGATGACAAAGGTAACCGGACATTAATTGGTTATTACAATTGGAACATAAACACAAATCAGTGGATAAAAGATGAAAAATATGAACTTGCTTTTGACGAAAACGGTAACCAGATACAATATGAGCATTATAATTGGGATGTAACTAACAACCGTTGGGTAGGAACTAATAAATACGATGAAGCATTCGACAACGATGGTAACCGTACTCTATATAGTTCTTATAATTGGGATATCGTTAGTAATCAGTGGGCAGGTAAATCATTGTATTTGTACAAATACAATGATTTAGGCGACCGGACACTTTATTATTCCTATAAATGGTTGGATGAAAACAATGACTGGTCTGATATTTTCGATATCAAAGGCATCTACCATTATTCACAAAGAAAAACCACCAATATTGATAAAAAAGAATCCGAAACAATTAGAATCTATCCGAATCCAGTTTTTGACTATCTAAAATTTTATTTTCCGGATTCTTATTCGCAAGCTATTTTCAAACTCTTTGATCTACAAGGAAGGAAGGTAATAACAAAGAAAATTAGTAGTTCGGAAAAAGTCAGTCTTGAAAGCATAACTAACGGAATATATGTATATACTATTGATATAAATGGTCATAGTCAAAGTGGAAAATTAGTTAAAGAATAA
- the argH gene encoding argininosuccinate lyase — translation MKLWDKGVSVNKLIEEFTIGQDRELDLYLAKFDILGSMAHTTMLQKIGLLEKDELDKLLIEMKNIYNLVESGSFTIEDGIEDVHSQVESMLTEKLGDVGKKIHSGRSRNDQVLLDLKLFAREEIRQLVEAGNELFATLMTQAEKNKEQLMPGYTHLQVAMPSSFGLWFSAYAESLIDDFTLLQAAFKITNQNPLGSAAGYGSSFPLDRQMTTDLLGFDTMNYNVVYAQMGRGKMEKTVAFAISSIAATLSKLAFDVCLFMSQNFGFVTLPDELTTGSSIMPHKKNPDVFELIRSHCNKLQALPNQIALMVNNLPSGYFRDLQIVKEVFLPAFEEMMSCIKIANFALGEMTIKENILDDEKYRYVFSVEDVNRLVQAGVPFRDAYVKVGKQIQRNEYQPSKEVDHTHAGSVGNLCLDEIQLKMDQVIHSFHFGKMNSAIERLLK, via the coding sequence ATGAAACTTTGGGACAAGGGCGTATCTGTAAATAAATTGATTGAAGAATTTACCATTGGTCAGGATCGGGAACTGGATCTTTATTTAGCTAAGTTCGATATTTTGGGGTCAATGGCACATACCACCATGCTTCAAAAAATTGGATTGCTGGAGAAAGATGAGCTTGATAAACTCTTGATCGAGATGAAAAACATATACAACTTGGTGGAATCCGGCAGTTTTACAATTGAAGATGGTATTGAGGATGTGCATTCGCAAGTGGAGTCCATGCTCACGGAGAAGTTGGGAGATGTTGGTAAAAAAATTCACAGTGGGCGCTCTCGCAACGACCAGGTTTTGCTGGATTTGAAGTTGTTTGCACGGGAAGAGATTCGGCAGTTGGTTGAAGCCGGAAATGAATTGTTTGCGACACTGATGACGCAGGCCGAAAAAAATAAAGAACAACTTATGCCCGGGTATACGCACCTGCAGGTTGCGATGCCGTCGTCGTTTGGCCTGTGGTTTAGTGCATATGCCGAAAGCTTAATCGATGATTTTACACTTTTGCAGGCAGCATTTAAGATTACCAATCAGAACCCTTTGGGTTCTGCTGCCGGCTACGGTTCTTCTTTTCCGCTGGATCGCCAAATGACGACTGATTTATTGGGGTTTGATACAATGAATTATAATGTCGTTTATGCCCAGATGGGACGAGGAAAAATGGAGAAAACAGTCGCTTTTGCAATTTCGTCTATTGCTGCTACCTTGTCCAAACTCGCTTTTGATGTGTGCTTGTTTATGAGCCAGAATTTTGGTTTTGTTACTCTTCCTGATGAGTTGACAACCGGCTCGAGCATTATGCCGCATAAAAAGAATCCAGATGTATTTGAGTTAATTCGTTCGCACTGTAATAAGTTACAAGCACTTCCAAATCAAATCGCCTTGATGGTGAATAATCTGCCAAGTGGTTATTTCCGCGATTTGCAAATAGTTAAAGAGGTTTTTCTTCCGGCTTTCGAAGAGATGATGAGTTGTATTAAGATTGCCAATTTTGCATTAGGCGAAATGACAATCAAAGAGAATATACTGGATGATGAGAAGTATCGGTACGTGTTTAGTGTTGAGGATGTTAATCGTTTAGTGCAAGCGGGTGTCCCATTTCGGGATGCTTATGTGAAAGTTGGGAAGCAGATTCAGAGAAATGAATATCAACCCAGCAAGGAAGTTGATCACACTCACGCCGGAAGTGTCGGAAATTTATGTTTGGATGAAATTCAGTTAAAGATGGATCAAGTGATTCATTCATTTCACTTTGGAAAAATGAATTCTGCTATTGAAAGACTGTTAAAATAG
- the gltB gene encoding glutamate synthase large subunit, translating into MMQLGFPKEKGLYRSEFEHGSCGIGFVANLKGRKKHSVISDALSMLARMEHRGGTGFDIKSGDGAGTLIQIPHELFMEECPKDGIKLPTFGKYGVAMIFFPKEDRKRSECKDIISRNLHKFGLPYLGYRKVPVDNSDLGVDSKATEPNIQQLFIGKPEDMSGEEFDRKLFVFRKYTERLSRESVAGLGHDGMNIISCSYKTIIYKGQLTTEQVSLYFKDLTNPLAVSAIALVHSRFSTNTFPSWKLAQPFRYIAHNGEINTNKGNVNWMRAREALLECTAFTREDLEMIFPICDLQASDSANLDMAIEMLVLSGRSLPHVLMMLIPEAWQNDPHMDPKKKEFYEYYSAMMEPWDGPASVCFTDGVLVGATLDRNGLRPSRYCVTDDDTLIMASETGVIDVDHSKVKSRGRLQPGKMFVADLEQGRIVSDEEVKAEIISSKPYGDWLEENMTYIDDLPSIPDLELKDPDEKTVFKRQKAYGFTHEDIEVILKPMAATGKEAMGSMGADNPLAVLSDRPMHLFNYFKQLFAQVTNPPIDPIRERIVMDLRSYVGGFKNILTESPEHCRRIAIHQPVLTNEQLVKLTYVDHTHFQTKKISTVFHADGKPGTLERKLERLCGYVEDAIDEGYSIILLTDFSISTDHAPIPSILAASAVHHHLIRTGKRGKADIIMETGDVKEVHDFAVLLGYGVSAVNPYMAIDSIKQMVKDGVLGDIDQAKAISNYVKAIGGGLLKIFSKMGISTLASYQGAQIFEILGINSEVVDKYFTGTVSRIQGLSLDDIAKEAMMRHRKGFPTREGGAKVLEPGGEYHWRVGGERHLLSPKAIQLLQEATRKNDFEKYKKYCQVVDDQTKAAFTLRGLMEFNSDREPISIDKVEPAENILKRFATGAMSFGSISWEAHTTLAIAMNRIGSKSNSGEGGEDPIRYTKLPNGDDMCSATKQVASGRFGVNSYYLSTAKEIQIKMAQGAKPGEGGHLPGHKVNGWIGRVRNSTPGVGLISPPPHHDIYSIEDLAQLIYDLKNSNRDARVNVKLVSESGVGTVAAGVCKAKADAVLISGYDGGTGASPLSSIKHAGLPWELGLSETHQTLVRNRLRNRIVVQSDGQMKTSRDLAIATLLGAEEWGVATAALVVEGCIMMRKCHSNTCPVGVATQNEALRKKFTGNPDHVVNFFEFLVNGLREIMAELGFRSIEEMIGQSQVLKFKDDIDHWKYKGLDLSPILYKETFGEEQGLFCSKEQNHLMDKILDWKFVEKAQESIKNGKKVKAEFPVINTDRSVGTVLSHEVTKVYKGEGLPDGTIHYKMKGSAGQSFGAFVCKGIELEVEGDANDYFGKGLSGGHLTIYPAKGVQFIPEQNIIVGNVCFYGATGGKAYIRGVAGERFCVRNSGAEVVVEGIGDHGCEYMTGGKTVVLGKTGRNFGAGMSGGIAYVLDADGTFPELCNMEMIELNRVEDENEQQELKKMIEKHLEKTGSSVAEFILSDWKYSVSKFVKVIPTDYKRMLTYIDKARSLGKYEKESDIIDAAFDMHIADM; encoded by the coding sequence ATGATGCAGTTAGGATTTCCAAAAGAAAAGGGCTTATACCGCTCTGAATTTGAACATGGGAGCTGCGGCATTGGATTTGTAGCCAATTTGAAAGGCCGAAAAAAGCACAGTGTAATATCTGATGCTTTATCCATGCTTGCAAGGATGGAACATAGAGGGGGAACCGGGTTCGATATAAAAAGTGGTGACGGGGCTGGAACGTTGATCCAGATTCCTCATGAACTATTTATGGAAGAATGTCCTAAAGATGGTATTAAACTACCTACTTTTGGCAAATATGGCGTGGCCATGATTTTCTTCCCTAAAGAAGACAGAAAACGATCTGAATGTAAAGATATAATCTCTCGTAACCTTCATAAATTTGGTTTGCCATATTTGGGTTACCGTAAGGTTCCGGTTGATAACTCTGATCTTGGAGTTGATTCAAAAGCAACCGAACCCAATATTCAGCAACTGTTTATTGGGAAACCTGAGGACATGTCGGGCGAGGAATTCGACCGTAAATTATTTGTTTTCAGAAAATATACTGAGCGTTTGTCGCGTGAATCAGTTGCTGGACTGGGACACGACGGGATGAATATCATCTCTTGCTCGTATAAAACAATTATCTATAAAGGGCAATTAACTACCGAGCAGGTTTCGTTATATTTTAAAGATTTGACCAATCCGTTGGCAGTAAGTGCCATTGCATTGGTTCACTCACGTTTTTCTACCAATACTTTTCCTTCCTGGAAATTAGCTCAGCCATTCCGCTATATTGCGCACAATGGTGAGATTAATACGAACAAAGGAAACGTGAACTGGATGCGTGCCCGTGAAGCGCTGCTGGAATGTACTGCATTTACACGCGAAGACTTGGAAATGATTTTCCCAATTTGTGATTTGCAGGCATCGGATAGTGCCAACCTTGATATGGCTATTGAGATGTTGGTGCTAAGTGGAAGATCTCTTCCACATGTATTGATGATGTTAATTCCTGAGGCTTGGCAAAACGATCCGCATATGGATCCCAAAAAGAAAGAATTTTACGAATATTATTCAGCCATGATGGAGCCTTGGGATGGACCAGCTTCTGTCTGTTTTACAGATGGGGTATTGGTTGGTGCAACACTCGACCGTAATGGGCTGCGTCCATCTCGTTATTGTGTAACAGATGATGATACGCTGATCATGGCATCAGAAACTGGAGTAATTGACGTAGATCATTCAAAGGTTAAGTCTCGTGGCCGTTTGCAGCCGGGAAAAATGTTTGTTGCTGATTTGGAACAAGGCCGCATCGTATCTGATGAAGAGGTGAAGGCTGAAATTATTAGTAGCAAACCTTATGGCGATTGGTTGGAAGAAAACATGACCTACATTGATGATCTTCCATCGATTCCTGATTTGGAATTGAAAGATCCTGATGAGAAAACTGTTTTCAAAAGACAGAAGGCCTATGGTTTTACTCACGAAGATATTGAAGTGATTCTGAAGCCGATGGCTGCAACCGGAAAAGAAGCGATGGGGTCAATGGGAGCTGATAACCCATTAGCTGTTCTGTCTGATCGTCCGATGCATTTGTTCAATTACTTCAAACAATTATTTGCACAGGTAACCAATCCACCAATTGATCCAATTCGTGAGCGAATTGTAATGGATTTGAGAAGCTACGTTGGTGGGTTTAAAAATATATTGACAGAGTCTCCTGAACACTGTCGCAGGATTGCGATTCATCAACCGGTATTGACTAACGAACAGTTGGTTAAGCTTACCTATGTTGATCATACGCATTTCCAAACCAAAAAAATCAGTACTGTTTTCCATGCTGATGGAAAGCCCGGAACCTTGGAACGTAAATTAGAGCGTTTGTGCGGCTATGTGGAGGATGCGATTGATGAAGGATATTCAATTATCTTGTTGACTGACTTCTCGATAAGTACTGACCATGCACCAATCCCTTCAATTTTAGCCGCGTCTGCGGTTCATCATCACTTAATCCGCACCGGAAAACGAGGTAAGGCTGATATAATCATGGAAACGGGTGATGTAAAGGAAGTACATGATTTTGCAGTGCTGTTGGGCTATGGTGTTTCTGCCGTCAACCCTTACATGGCAATTGATTCCATTAAGCAAATGGTGAAAGATGGTGTTCTGGGTGATATTGACCAGGCAAAAGCCATTAGCAACTATGTAAAAGCAATTGGTGGTGGCTTGTTGAAAATATTCTCAAAAATGGGAATTTCTACATTGGCATCGTATCAGGGAGCTCAGATTTTTGAAATTCTGGGTATCAATTCTGAAGTGGTTGATAAGTATTTCACAGGTACTGTTAGCCGTATCCAGGGATTGAGCTTAGATGACATCGCTAAGGAAGCCATGATGCGTCATCGAAAAGGGTTCCCAACCCGTGAGGGTGGAGCAAAGGTGTTGGAACCGGGAGGTGAGTACCATTGGAGAGTCGGCGGTGAGCGTCACTTGTTGAGCCCCAAGGCTATTCAACTGTTGCAAGAAGCTACTCGTAAAAATGATTTCGAAAAATATAAGAAATATTGTCAGGTTGTTGATGACCAAACAAAAGCTGCATTTACACTGCGCGGGTTGATGGAATTTAACAGCGACCGTGAACCGATCTCGATTGATAAGGTTGAACCGGCTGAAAATATCCTGAAACGTTTTGCTACCGGGGCAATGTCTTTCGGTTCTATTTCGTGGGAAGCACATACAACACTGGCAATTGCAATGAATCGAATTGGTTCTAAGTCGAACTCAGGAGAAGGTGGCGAAGACCCAATTCGTTACACTAAACTGCCAAACGGAGACGATATGTGTTCTGCTACGAAACAGGTTGCATCGGGTCGTTTTGGAGTGAATAGCTACTACTTGAGTACGGCTAAAGAGATCCAAATTAAAATGGCTCAGGGAGCTAAGCCAGGTGAAGGTGGTCACCTGCCAGGACATAAAGTAAATGGATGGATTGGGCGAGTAAGAAACTCGACTCCCGGAGTCGGATTAATTTCACCTCCACCGCATCACGATATTTACTCAATCGAAGACTTGGCGCAATTAATTTATGACTTGAAAAACAGTAATCGAGATGCACGCGTCAATGTAAAATTGGTTTCTGAATCAGGAGTTGGAACAGTTGCTGCCGGAGTTTGTAAAGCAAAAGCCGATGCAGTATTGATCTCTGGATATGACGGAGGTACGGGAGCATCTCCTTTAAGTTCGATTAAACATGCCGGATTGCCTTGGGAACTTGGCTTGTCGGAAACACACCAAACGCTGGTTCGTAACCGCTTACGTAACCGCATCGTTGTTCAATCTGACGGACAAATGAAAACCTCTCGAGACTTGGCTATCGCGACACTCCTGGGAGCTGAGGAGTGGGGGGTTGCAACTGCAGCACTTGTTGTTGAAGGATGTATCATGATGCGTAAGTGTCACAGTAATACGTGTCCGGTTGGAGTTGCGACGCAAAATGAAGCCTTGCGTAAAAAATTCACAGGAAACCCGGATCATGTGGTTAATTTCTTCGAATTTTTGGTTAACGGTCTTCGCGAGATCATGGCTGAGCTTGGATTCCGTTCAATTGAGGAAATGATTGGACAGTCTCAGGTTTTGAAATTCAAAGATGATATTGATCACTGGAAGTACAAGGGATTAGATTTAAGTCCGATTTTATATAAAGAAACCTTTGGCGAAGAACAAGGTTTATTCTGCAGCAAAGAGCAAAACCACTTGATGGATAAAATCCTTGATTGGAAATTTGTTGAAAAAGCGCAGGAATCCATCAAAAATGGCAAAAAAGTTAAAGCTGAGTTCCCGGTAATCAACACCGATAGGAGTGTGGGAACAGTTCTTTCGCATGAGGTAACCAAAGTTTATAAAGGTGAAGGATTGCCAGATGGAACAATTCACTACAAAATGAAAGGTTCAGCCGGACAATCATTCGGAGCTTTTGTTTGTAAGGGCATTGAATTAGAAGTTGAAGGTGATGCCAACGACTATTTCGGAAAAGGGCTTTCCGGTGGTCATTTGACGATCTATCCGGCAAAAGGAGTACAGTTTATTCCTGAACAAAACATCATTGTCGGTAATGTATGTTTCTATGGAGCCACCGGAGGTAAAGCCTATATACGTGGAGTTGCCGGAGAGCGTTTCTGCGTGCGTAACTCAGGAGCGGAAGTTGTCGTTGAAGGTATTGGAGATCATGGATGTGAATATATGACCGGAGGTAAAACTGTTGTTCTTGGAAAAACAGGACGGAACTTCGGAGCTGGTATGTCGGGAGGTATCGCTTATGTATTAGATGCTGACGGTACTTTCCCTGAGTTGTGTAACATGGAAATGATAGAACTTAATCGGGTGGAAGATGAAAATGAACAACAAGAACTGAAAAAGATGATCGAAAAGCATCTTGAGAAAACAGGTTCTTCTGTTGCCGAATTTATTCTTTCCGACTGGAAGTATTCTGTTTCGAAGTTTGTAAAAGTTATTCCAACTGACTACAAACGAATGCTCACCTACATCGATAAAGCGCGTAGTCTAGGTAAGTATGAAAAAGAATCTGATATAATTGATGCAGCATTTGATATGCATATTGCTGACATGTAA